Proteins encoded by one window of Streptomyces sp. NBC_01571:
- a CDS encoding ribonucleoside-diphosphate reductase subunit alpha gives MEAESAQRAPVETDGPGTTLLRTLTDFTADLPGADPGRVAAAALRGRSTHADDAELRELATEAAAGLISEDPVYSRLAARLLTVGIAEEAASQGVTTFSESITTGRREGLIADRTADFVDLHAARLDALIDTAGDDRFGYFGLRTLHSRYLLRHPITRKVIETPQHFMLRVASGLAEDDTARSVDEVAALYGLMSRLDYLPSSPTLFNSGTRHPQMSSCYLLDSPLDELDSIYDRYHQVARLSKHAGGIGLSYSRIRSRGSLIRGTNGHSNGIVPFLKTLDASVAAVNQGGRRKGAAAVYLETWHSDIEEFLELRDNTGEDARRTHNLNLAHWIPDEFMRRVDADAQWSLFSPSDVPGLVDLWGAEFDAAYRAAEAEGLAKKTIPARDLYGRMMRTLAQTGNGWMTFKDAANRTANQTAEPGHTVHSSNLCTEILEVTDDGETAVCNLGSVNLGAFVDTATGDLDWERLDETVRTAVTFLDRVVDINFYPTEQAGRSNAKWRPVGLGAMGLQDVFFKLRLPFDSPAARALSTRIAERIMLAAYEASADLAERNGPLPAWEKTRTARGVLHPDHFAVELNWPERWAALRERIAAVGMRNSLLLAIAPTATIASIAGVYECIEPQVSNLFKRETLSGEFLQVNSYLVAELKKLGVWDAQTREALRESNGSVQGFTWVPQDVRDLYRTAWEIPQRGLIDMAAARTPFLDQAQSLNLFLETPTIGKLSSMYAYAWKSGLKTTYYLRSRPATRIARAAQAQAQPEKTIPLQQVADPDAVACSLENPESCEACQ, from the coding sequence GTGGAAGCGGAGTCCGCGCAGCGGGCCCCGGTGGAGACGGACGGTCCCGGTACCACGCTGCTGCGTACCCTGACCGACTTCACCGCCGACCTCCCCGGCGCCGACCCCGGCCGGGTCGCCGCCGCCGCCCTGCGCGGCCGGTCCACGCACGCGGACGACGCGGAGCTGCGCGAGCTGGCCACCGAGGCGGCCGCGGGCCTCATCTCCGAGGACCCCGTCTACTCGCGGCTGGCCGCCAGGCTGCTGACGGTCGGCATCGCGGAGGAGGCCGCCTCGCAGGGCGTCACGACGTTCTCCGAGTCCATCACCACGGGCCGGCGCGAGGGTCTGATCGCCGACCGCACGGCCGACTTCGTCGACCTGCACGCGGCCCGGCTGGACGCGCTGATCGACACCGCGGGCGACGACCGCTTCGGCTACTTCGGTCTGCGCACCCTGCACAGCCGGTACCTGCTCCGGCACCCGATCACCCGCAAGGTCATCGAGACCCCCCAGCACTTCATGCTGCGGGTGGCGTCCGGCCTCGCGGAGGACGACACGGCCCGGTCCGTCGACGAAGTGGCCGCGCTCTACGGCCTGATGAGCCGCCTGGACTACCTCCCCTCCTCCCCCACGCTCTTCAACTCCGGTACGCGACACCCGCAGATGTCGTCCTGCTACCTCCTCGACTCCCCGCTGGACGAGCTCGACTCCATCTACGACCGCTACCACCAGGTCGCGCGCCTGTCGAAGCACGCGGGCGGCATCGGGCTGTCCTACTCCCGCATCCGCTCCCGCGGTTCACTGATCCGCGGCACGAACGGGCACTCCAACGGCATCGTCCCGTTCCTGAAGACCCTCGACGCCTCGGTCGCCGCGGTGAACCAGGGCGGCCGGCGCAAGGGCGCCGCCGCGGTGTACCTGGAGACCTGGCACTCCGACATCGAGGAGTTCCTGGAACTGCGGGACAACACCGGTGAGGACGCCCGGCGTACACACAACCTGAACCTCGCGCACTGGATCCCGGACGAGTTCATGCGCCGGGTCGACGCCGACGCGCAGTGGTCCCTCTTCTCCCCCTCCGACGTGCCCGGCCTGGTCGACCTGTGGGGCGCCGAGTTCGACGCGGCGTACCGCGCGGCGGAGGCGGAGGGCCTGGCGAAGAAGACCATCCCGGCCCGTGACCTCTACGGCCGCATGATGCGCACCCTGGCGCAGACCGGCAACGGCTGGATGACCTTCAAGGACGCAGCCAACCGCACGGCCAACCAGACGGCGGAGCCGGGCCACACCGTGCACTCCTCGAACCTGTGCACCGAGATCCTGGAGGTAACGGACGACGGGGAGACGGCCGTCTGCAACCTCGGCTCGGTCAACCTCGGCGCGTTCGTCGACACGGCGACCGGTGACCTCGACTGGGAGCGGCTGGACGAGACGGTCCGTACCGCCGTCACCTTCCTCGACCGCGTCGTCGACATCAACTTCTACCCGACCGAGCAGGCGGGCCGCTCGAACGCCAAGTGGCGCCCCGTCGGCCTCGGCGCGATGGGCCTCCAGGACGTCTTCTTCAAGCTGCGTCTGCCCTTCGACTCGCCCGCCGCCCGCGCGCTCTCCACCCGCATCGCCGAGCGCATCATGCTCGCCGCCTACGAGGCCTCCGCCGACCTCGCCGAGCGCAACGGCCCGCTGCCGGCCTGGGAGAAGACCCGTACCGCCCGCGGTGTGCTGCACCCCGACCACTTCGCCGTCGAGCTGAACTGGCCGGAGCGCTGGGCGGCGCTGCGGGAGCGCATCGCCGCCGTCGGCATGCGCAACTCGCTCCTGCTCGCCATCGCGCCCACCGCGACGATCGCGTCCATCGCGGGCGTGTACGAGTGCATCGAGCCCCAGGTCTCGAACCTCTTCAAGCGCGAGACGCTGTCCGGTGAGTTCCTCCAGGTCAACTCCTACCTGGTGGCCGAGCTGAAGAAGCTCGGTGTGTGGGACGCGCAGACCCGGGAGGCGCTGCGCGAGTCGAACGGCTCGGTGCAGGGCTTCACCTGGGTGCCGCAGGACGTCCGCGACCTGTACCGCACGGCGTGGGAGATCCCGCAGCGCGGCCTCATCGACATGGCCGCGGCCCGCACCCCGTTCCTGGACCAGGCCCAGTCGCTGAACCTCTTCCTGGAGACGCCGACCATCGGCAAGCTCTCCTCGATGTACGCGTACGCGTGGAAGTCGGGCCTGAAGACGACGTACTACCTGCGCTCGCGTCCGGCGACCCGCATCGCCCGTGCCGCCCAGGCGCAGGCCCAGCCCGAGAAGACCATCCCCCTCCAGCAGGTCGCCGACCCCGACGCCGTCGCCTGCTCCCTGGAGAACCCCGAGTCCTGCGAGGCCTGTCAGTAA
- the cyc1 gene encoding epi-isozizaene synthase: MHAFSHGTSSTPTVVAVPPALSLPVIEAEFPRQLHPYWPRLQENTRSWLREKRLMPADKVQEYADGLCYTDLMAGYYIGAADEVMQAIADYSAWFFVWDDRHDRDVVHGRPAAWRRLRFQLHEALDSPQDHLHHPDPLVAGFADSVVRLYSFLGDKWNARFARHFHAVIEAYDREFRNRTSGTIPTVEEYLELRRLTFAHWIWTDLLEASAGCELPAVVRNSSVYRRPALLSQEFAAWYNDLCSLPKEIAGDEVHNLGISLIHHEGLTLESAVKDMRQRVEECVTEFLEAEEELDEFADTLADGSVRGKELSGAVKSCLGNMRNWFSSVYWFHHESGRYTVDSWDDRSTPPYVNNEAAGES, translated from the coding sequence GTGCATGCTTTCTCACACGGCACTTCATCGACACCGACCGTGGTCGCGGTTCCACCGGCGCTCTCACTCCCGGTGATCGAGGCCGAGTTTCCCCGTCAACTGCATCCGTATTGGCCCAGGCTCCAGGAGAACACACGTTCGTGGCTCCGGGAAAAACGGCTCATGCCTGCCGACAAGGTCCAGGAATATGCCGACGGCCTTTGCTATACGGACTTGATGGCGGGCTACTACATTGGCGCGGCCGACGAGGTCATGCAGGCGATAGCGGACTACAGTGCGTGGTTCTTCGTCTGGGACGACCGGCACGACCGGGACGTCGTCCACGGGAGGCCGGCGGCCTGGCGGAGGCTCAGGTTCCAGCTCCATGAGGCGCTCGACTCCCCCCAGGACCACCTGCATCACCCGGATCCCCTGGTCGCGGGGTTCGCGGACAGCGTGGTGCGGCTGTACTCGTTTCTGGGCGACAAGTGGAACGCGCGCTTCGCGCGGCACTTCCACGCGGTGATCGAGGCATACGACCGGGAATTCCGGAACCGTACCTCCGGAACCATTCCCACCGTCGAGGAATATCTCGAACTCCGGCGGCTCACCTTCGCCCACTGGATCTGGACCGATCTCTTGGAGGCGAGCGCGGGTTGTGAACTACCCGCCGTTGTGCGGAACAGTTCTGTATATCGGCGGCCGGCCCTGCTGAGTCAGGAATTCGCCGCCTGGTACAACGATCTCTGTTCGCTCCCCAAGGAAATAGCGGGCGACGAGGTGCATAATCTCGGAATCAGTCTCATTCATCACGAGGGGCTGACTCTCGAGAGTGCCGTCAAGGACATGCGGCAGCGAGTCGAGGAATGCGTCACCGAATTCCTCGAAGCGGAGGAGGAGCTCGACGAGTTCGCCGACACGCTCGCGGACGGCTCCGTGCGAGGAAAGGAACTGAGCGGCGCCGTGAAGTCCTGCCTCGGCAATATGCGGAACTGGTTCAGCTCCGTGTACTGGTTCCACCACGAGTCGGGCCGGTACACCGTCGACAGCTGGGACGACCGATCCACACCCCCGTACGTCAACAACGAAGCGGCAGGTGAGTCATGA
- a CDS encoding cytochrome P450, which yields MTVESVRPAHPEAPELPAPPLAGGGVPVLGHGWQLVRDPLGLFARLREHGEVVRLRLGPKTVYALTSPALTGAMALSPDFKIDGPLWESLEGLLGKEGVATANGPRHRRQRRTIQPAFRLDIIPEYGPVMEEEARALAERMGSGQVVDCTSESFRVAVRIAARCLLRGEYMDERAERLSVALATVFRGMYRRMVIPAGPLYRLPLPANRKFDRALADLHVLVDEIVAERRASGQKPDDLLTALLEAKNEDGEPIGEQEIHDQVVAILTPGSETVASTIMWLLQVLVEHPEHADRVAEEVKSVAGDRPVAFDDVRKLSHTNNVVVEAMRLRPAVWILTRRAVTETELGGYRIPAGADIVYSPYAIQRDPRSYDGHLDFDPDRWLPERAKDVPKYAMSPFSVGNRKCPSDHFSMAQLSLITATVASRWRLERVSESNDTTRVGITLRPHRLLLRTVPR from the coding sequence ATGACCGTCGAGTCCGTAAGGCCCGCGCACCCCGAGGCGCCGGAGCTGCCCGCCCCGCCCCTCGCCGGAGGCGGTGTCCCCGTCCTCGGCCACGGCTGGCAGCTGGTCCGCGACCCGCTGGGCCTCTTCGCCCGGCTCCGGGAGCACGGCGAGGTCGTCCGGCTCAGGCTGGGCCCCAAGACGGTGTACGCGCTCACGTCGCCGGCCCTCACCGGGGCGATGGCGCTGAGCCCCGACTTCAAGATCGACGGACCGCTCTGGGAGTCGCTGGAAGGGCTGCTCGGCAAGGAGGGCGTCGCCACCGCCAACGGCCCCCGGCACCGCCGTCAGCGGCGGACCATACAGCCCGCGTTCCGGCTCGACATCATCCCCGAGTACGGGCCGGTCATGGAGGAGGAGGCACGGGCCCTCGCGGAGCGCATGGGGTCGGGGCAGGTCGTCGACTGCACCTCCGAGTCGTTCCGGGTGGCCGTGCGTATCGCGGCGCGCTGCCTGCTGCGCGGGGAGTACATGGACGAGCGCGCCGAGCGCCTCAGCGTCGCGCTCGCCACCGTCTTCCGCGGCATGTACCGGCGCATGGTCATCCCGGCGGGCCCGCTCTATAGGCTGCCGCTTCCGGCCAACCGCAAATTCGACCGCGCATTGGCCGATCTGCATGTCCTGGTCGACGAGATCGTCGCCGAACGCCGCGCATCTGGTCAAAAGCCGGACGATTTGCTGACGGCCTTGCTGGAAGCGAAGAACGAGGACGGTGAGCCGATAGGGGAACAGGAGATCCACGACCAGGTCGTAGCGATACTCACCCCCGGCAGCGAAACCGTCGCATCCACGATCATGTGGCTGCTGCAAGTCCTCGTGGAACACCCGGAACACGCCGACCGGGTCGCCGAGGAGGTCAAATCCGTCGCCGGGGACCGGCCCGTCGCATTCGACGACGTCCGGAAGCTGTCGCACACGAACAATGTCGTCGTCGAAGCGATGCGGCTGCGCCCCGCGGTATGGATTCTGACGCGGCGTGCGGTGACCGAAACGGAGCTCGGCGGCTATCGGATTCCGGCCGGTGCCGACATCGTCTACAGCCCGTACGCGATCCAGCGTGATCCGCGGTCGTACGACGGTCATCTGGATTTCGACCCCGACCGCTGGCTTCCGGAACGCGCCAAGGACGTGCCGAAGTACGCCATGAGCCCCTTCAGTGTGGGCAACCGGAAGTGCCCGAGTGACCACTTCTCGATGGCGCAGCTCAGCCTGATCACGGCGACGGTGGCGTCCCGTTGGCGCCTGGAGAGGGTGTCGGAGTCGAACGACACGACGCGCGTCGGCATCACGCTGCGGCCGCACCGGCTGCTGCTGCGGACCGTGCCGCGCTGA
- a CDS encoding GNAT family N-acetyltransferase: MDIVIRPARPEEYPGVGEITVRTYLGDGLLDYGESDPYLGELRDVAKRAAAAEVLVAVEGERVLGGVTFVPRGGPMADIARPGEAEIRMLAVAREARGRGAGTALVGACVDRARATGGCGRVVLSTQRTMRAAHRLYERLGFTRTPERDWNPVPHLDDIFLLTYELTLRHTP; the protein is encoded by the coding sequence ATGGACATCGTCATCAGGCCGGCGCGGCCGGAGGAGTACCCCGGCGTCGGTGAGATCACCGTGCGGACCTATCTCGGGGACGGGCTGCTCGACTACGGGGAGAGCGACCCGTATCTCGGAGAGCTGCGGGACGTCGCGAAGCGGGCCGCCGCGGCCGAGGTCCTCGTCGCGGTCGAGGGGGAACGGGTCCTCGGCGGCGTGACCTTCGTCCCCCGGGGCGGACCCATGGCCGACATCGCGCGGCCCGGCGAGGCCGAGATCCGGATGCTCGCCGTCGCCCGCGAGGCCCGCGGCCGGGGTGCGGGAACGGCCCTCGTGGGCGCCTGCGTCGACCGCGCACGGGCCACCGGGGGCTGCGGACGCGTGGTGCTGTCCACCCAGCGCACCATGCGCGCGGCCCACCGTCTCTACGAACGCCTCGGCTTCACCCGCACCCCGGAGCGCGACTGGAACCCGGTTCCGCACCTCGACGACATCTTCCTCCTCACCTACGAGTTGACCCTCAGGCACACTCCGTAG
- a CDS encoding putative Ig domain-containing protein: protein MSETRSSRPARRLRRLLTAAAPALALTVAGLMAAPAAGAQTAPATGHTSRVTQNAKALTAPAAQAVHATGRAGQKVPTTHLCGAPTPGHAACFAQRRTDIKQRLAAAVSPDAAAAVSGLSPANLHSAYNLPSTGGSGLTVAVVDAYNDPNAESDLATYRSQFGLSACTKANGCFKQVSQTGSTTSLPTNDSGWAGEEALDIDMVSAVCPNCNIILVEATSPTDANLGTAENEAVALGAKFVSNSWGGGESSSQTSEDTSYFKHPGVAITVSSGDEAYGAEYPATSQYVTAVGGTALSTSSGSRGWTESVWKTSSTEGTGSGCSAYDAKPSWQTDTGCSRRMESDVSAVADPATGVAVYDTYGGSGWAVYGGTSASAPIIAGVYALAGTPGSADYPAKYPYSHTSSLYDVTSGNNGSCSPSYFCTATAGYDGPTGWGTPNGTAAFTSGTGTGNTVTVTNPGNRSTATGSSVSLQIAASDSAGAALTYSATGLPTGLSINASTGLISGTASTAGTYAVTVTAKDSTGASGSASFTWTVSTSGGGCTSAQLLGNPGFESGSASWTASSGVITNDTGEAAHAGSYKAWLDGYGSTHTDTLSQSVTIPAGCKAGLTFYLHIDTAETTTSSAYDKLTVTAGSTTLATYSNLDKATGYAQKTFDLSSFAGSTVTLKFSGAEDSSLQTSFVLDDTAVTTS from the coding sequence ATGAGTGAGACACGCTCCAGCAGGCCCGCCCGGCGGTTGCGAAGACTCCTGACCGCCGCCGCCCCCGCACTCGCCCTCACCGTCGCCGGTCTCATGGCGGCCCCGGCCGCCGGCGCCCAGACCGCGCCGGCCACCGGACACACCTCTCGCGTGACCCAGAACGCGAAGGCCCTGACCGCTCCGGCCGCCCAGGCCGTCCACGCGACGGGCAGGGCGGGCCAGAAGGTGCCGACCACCCATCTGTGCGGCGCTCCGACGCCCGGTCACGCGGCCTGCTTCGCCCAGCGCCGCACCGACATCAAGCAGAGGCTGGCCGCCGCGGTCTCCCCCGACGCCGCCGCCGCGGTGTCCGGCCTCAGCCCGGCCAACCTGCACAGCGCCTACAACCTGCCCTCGACCGGCGGTTCGGGCCTGACGGTCGCCGTGGTCGACGCCTACAACGACCCCAACGCCGAATCGGACCTCGCCACCTACCGCTCGCAGTTCGGCCTGTCGGCCTGCACCAAGGCCAACGGCTGCTTCAAGCAGGTCAGCCAGACCGGCTCGACCACCTCGCTGCCGACGAACGACAGCGGCTGGGCGGGCGAGGAAGCGCTCGACATCGACATGGTCAGCGCCGTCTGCCCGAACTGCAACATCATCCTCGTGGAGGCCACTTCGCCCACCGACGCCAACCTCGGCACCGCCGAGAACGAGGCCGTCGCGCTGGGCGCGAAGTTCGTGTCCAACAGCTGGGGCGGCGGCGAGTCGTCCTCCCAGACCAGCGAGGACACCTCGTACTTCAAGCACCCGGGCGTCGCCATCACCGTCTCCTCCGGTGACGAGGCCTACGGCGCCGAGTACCCGGCCACGTCCCAGTACGTGACCGCCGTCGGCGGCACCGCGCTGTCCACGTCCTCCGGCTCCCGCGGCTGGACCGAGTCCGTGTGGAAGACCAGCAGCACCGAGGGCACCGGCTCCGGCTGCTCCGCGTACGACGCCAAGCCGAGCTGGCAGACCGACACCGGCTGCTCGCGACGCATGGAGTCCGACGTCTCCGCGGTCGCCGACCCCGCCACCGGCGTGGCCGTGTACGACACCTACGGCGGCTCCGGCTGGGCGGTCTACGGCGGCACCAGCGCCTCGGCGCCGATCATCGCCGGTGTCTACGCACTGGCCGGCACCCCCGGCTCCGCCGACTACCCGGCGAAGTACCCCTACTCCCACACGTCGAGCCTCTACGACGTGACCAGCGGCAACAACGGCTCCTGCTCGCCGTCGTACTTCTGCACCGCGACCGCCGGCTACGACGGACCGACCGGCTGGGGCACCCCCAACGGCACGGCCGCCTTCACCTCGGGCACCGGCACGGGCAACACGGTGACCGTCACCAACCCGGGCAACCGGTCCACCGCGACGGGCAGTTCGGTGAGCCTGCAGATCGCGGCCAGTGACAGCGCGGGCGCGGCCCTCACGTACAGCGCGACCGGGCTGCCGACGGGGCTGTCCATCAACGCCTCGACCGGACTGATCTCCGGCACGGCGAGCACCGCGGGCACCTACGCGGTCACCGTCACGGCGAAGGACAGCACGGGCGCCTCCGGCTCGGCCTCGTTCACCTGGACCGTGAGCACCTCCGGCGGCGGCTGCACCTCGGCGCAGTTGCTCGGCAACCCGGGCTTCGAGTCGGGCAGCGCCTCGTGGACCGCGTCGAGCGGCGTCATCACGAACGACACCGGCGAGGCGGCGCACGCCGGCTCGTACAAGGCCTGGCTCGACGGCTACGGCTCCACCCACACCGACACGCTCTCCCAGTCGGTGACGATCCCCGCCGGCTGCAAGGCCGGCCTCACCTTCTACCTGCACATCGACACCGCGGAGACCACCACCAGCAGCGCCTACGACAAGCTGACGGTCACCGCCGGATCGACCACCCTGGCCACGTACTCCAACCTCGACAAGGCCACCGGGTACGCCCAGAAGACCTTCGACCTGTCCTCGTTCGCCGGCTCCACCGTCACCCTGAAGTTCAGCGGTGCGGAGGACTCCTCGCTCCAGACCAGCTTTGTCCTCGACGACACCGCCGTCACGACCAGCTGA
- a CDS encoding GlxA family transcriptional regulator, producing the protein MLRNVAAVLLDGVHPFELGVVCEVFGIDRSDDGLPVYDFAVASAEGPTLSTHAGFSLHTEHGLERLETADLIALPAGNAYASRSYPPELLAALRRAVDRGARVLSVCSGVFVLGAAGLLDGRRCAVHWHHADELARQYPRTTVEPDVLYVDADPVITSAGTAAGIDACLHIVRKEQGPEVANAIARRMVVPPHRDGGQAQYIERPLPRSTCDTVGEVLVWMERHLDEEVTVEQLAARAHMSPRTFARRFQQETGTTPYRWILRQRVLLAQELLEATDETMDSIAGRTGFGTAAALRHQFVRSLGTTPHAYRRTFRVPGAA; encoded by the coding sequence ATGCTGAGGAACGTGGCCGCCGTGCTGCTCGACGGAGTGCATCCCTTCGAACTCGGCGTGGTCTGCGAGGTGTTCGGCATCGACCGCAGCGACGACGGGCTGCCCGTGTACGACTTCGCGGTCGCCTCCGCCGAGGGCCCGACATTGAGCACGCACGCGGGGTTCTCGCTCCACACGGAGCACGGTCTCGAGCGGCTGGAGACGGCCGACCTGATCGCCCTGCCGGCCGGGAACGCCTACGCATCCCGCTCCTACCCGCCCGAACTGCTCGCCGCGCTGCGCCGCGCGGTCGACCGCGGCGCCCGGGTGCTCAGCGTCTGCTCCGGCGTCTTCGTGCTCGGCGCGGCCGGGCTGCTGGACGGGCGGCGCTGCGCCGTGCACTGGCACCACGCGGACGAGCTCGCCCGGCAGTACCCGCGCACGACCGTCGAGCCGGACGTGCTGTACGTGGACGCTGACCCGGTGATCACCTCGGCCGGCACCGCCGCGGGCATCGACGCCTGCCTCCACATCGTCCGCAAGGAGCAGGGCCCGGAGGTCGCCAACGCCATCGCCCGGCGCATGGTGGTGCCCCCGCACCGGGACGGCGGCCAGGCCCAGTACATCGAACGCCCGCTGCCCCGCTCCACCTGCGACACGGTCGGCGAGGTGCTGGTGTGGATGGAGCGCCACCTCGACGAGGAGGTGACCGTCGAACAGCTCGCGGCCCGCGCCCACATGTCCCCGCGCACCTTCGCGCGCCGCTTCCAGCAGGAGACCGGCACCACGCCCTACCGCTGGATCCTGCGCCAGCGGGTGCTGCTGGCGCAGGAGTTGCTGGAGGCGACGGACGAGACGATGGACTCGATCGCGGGCCGCACCGGGTTCGGCACCGCGGCCGCGCTGCGCCACCAGTTCGTCCGGAGTCTGGGGACGACCCCGCATGCGTACCGGCGCACGTTCAGGGTCCCGGGGGCCGCCTGA
- a CDS encoding ribonucleotide-diphosphate reductase subunit beta encodes MSSTEKNLLDPGFELTLRPMRYPDFYERYRDAIKNTWTVEEVDLHSDVADLAKLSQGEQHMIGRLVAFFATGDSIVANNLVLTLYKHINSPEARLYLSRQLFEEAVHVQFYLTLLDTYLPDPEDRTAAFAAVENIPSIREKAEFCFKWMDSVEKLDRLETKADRRRFLLNLICFAACIEGLFFYGAFAYVYWFRSRGLLHGLATGTNWVFRDETMHMSFAFEVVDTVRKEEPELFDDQLQQQVTDMLREAVEAELQFGRDLCGEGLPGMNTESMRQYLECVADQRLQRLGFAPVYGSENPFSFMELQGVQELTNFFERRPSAYQVAVEGSVGFDEEF; translated from the coding sequence ATGAGCTCCACCGAGAAGAACCTGCTCGACCCGGGCTTCGAACTCACCCTGCGTCCCATGCGCTACCCGGACTTCTACGAGCGCTACCGGGACGCCATCAAGAACACCTGGACCGTCGAGGAGGTCGACCTCCACTCGGACGTCGCCGACCTCGCGAAGCTCTCGCAGGGCGAGCAGCACATGATCGGCCGGCTGGTCGCGTTCTTCGCGACCGGCGACTCGATCGTGGCGAACAACCTCGTCCTGACGCTGTACAAGCACATCAACTCCCCCGAGGCGCGCCTGTACCTCTCGCGCCAGCTGTTCGAGGAGGCCGTGCACGTCCAGTTCTATCTGACCCTGCTGGACACCTATCTGCCCGACCCGGAGGACAGGACGGCGGCCTTCGCGGCCGTCGAGAACATCCCCTCCATCCGGGAGAAGGCCGAGTTCTGCTTCAAGTGGATGGACTCGGTGGAGAAGCTGGACCGCCTGGAGACCAAGGCCGACCGGCGCCGCTTCCTGCTGAACCTCATCTGCTTCGCCGCGTGCATCGAGGGCCTCTTCTTCTACGGAGCCTTCGCGTACGTCTACTGGTTCCGCAGCCGGGGTCTGCTGCACGGTCTGGCGACGGGCACCAACTGGGTGTTCCGCGACGAGACGATGCACATGTCCTTCGCCTTCGAGGTGGTCGACACCGTCCGCAAGGAGGAGCCCGAGCTCTTCGACGACCAGCTCCAGCAGCAGGTCACCGACATGCTGCGGGAAGCCGTGGAGGCCGAGCTGCAGTTCGGGCGCGACCTGTGCGGTGAGGGGCTGCCGGGCATGAACACCGAGTCGATGCGCCAGTATCTGGAGTGCGTCGCCGACCAGCGCCTCCAGCGTCTCGGCTTCGCCCCGGTCTACGGCTCCGAGAACCCCTTCTCCTTCATGGAGCTCCAGGGCGTCCAGGAACTGACCAACTTCTTCGAGCGCCGTCCTTCGGCGTACCAGGTCGCCGTGGAGGGCTCGGTCGGCTTCGACGAGGAGTTCTGA